The stretch of DNA GCTGACGTTCGCGTTCCGGCGCGCCCCGGGACGCAAATGCGCCCGGTGCTGGAAGGTCCGTCCCGAGGTTCCGGAGGGAGGCGTCTGCGAGCGCTGCCGCGGCGTTCTCTCGGAGGACGGACGCGTGAGCGCGGGCGCGGCGCCGTGAAGAAGAAGACGATCCTCTCCGAGAACACCCTCTACCGGTCGGGTTATCTCCTCGTCTCGATCGCGGTCCTCTTCCTCGACCAGTGGAGCAAGGGGACGATCACCCGGTCGCTCGGCCTGCACGATTCGCGGCAGGTCCTCGGCGATTTCTTCCTGCTGACCTCGGTGCGCAACTCCGGGGCCGCGTTCGGGCTCTTCGCGAACTTCGAGTCGTCCCTCAAGTCGATCTTCCTGAACGCGGTCGCCGTCGCGGCGTTCGTCGCGGTCAGCTTCTACGCATTCCGTTCGCACTTCAAGAGCGTGCGGCTGCAGCTCGGCCTCGCGCTCGTGCTCGGGGGCGCGGTCGGCAACCTCGTGGACCGCGTCCGGTTCGGCTACGTCGTCGACTTCCTCCTCTTCGGAATCCGCGGGCACTACTGGCCGGCGTTCAACGTCGCGGACT from Thermoanaerobaculia bacterium encodes:
- the lspA gene encoding signal peptidase II, whose translation is MKKKTILSENTLYRSGYLLVSIAVLFLDQWSKGTITRSLGLHDSRQVLGDFFLLTSVRNSGAAFGLFANFESSLKSIFLNAVAVAAFVAVSFYAFRSHFKSVRLQLGLALVLGGAVGNLVDRVRFGYVVDFLLFGIRGHYWPAFNVADSAICVGVGLLALDMLRQKAPASAPPASSAP